TCGAATCCGCCCAAATCGATGAACGCACCGAAACTGGTAAAACTCTTTACGGCACCCTTAACGGTGTCGCCGATAGATATCGTTTCAAAGAATTTTTCACGATTCGTTTCCATCGATTCTTCCAAATACTTGCGGCGGTTGACGACGACGTTCGCTTTGTTGTCCGAATAGAGACGTTCGATATAAAATTGACTCTTAACGCCCAGAAGTTTTTCCGATTTTTCAACTTTCTGACTGTCGGATTGGCTGATGGGGAGGAACGCATGTATTCCGCTGCCCAAATTGACGTCAAAACCACCCTTCACAACCTTTTCGATTGTTCCTTCGATAGGAGTTTTATCGGTAAAAGCCTGGCGAAGATTTTTCCACAACTGTTTTACGTCTGCTTTTTGCTTAGAGACGATTACTTCTCCGTGCTTGTTCTCTTTGGTTACGAGAACAACAGAAACGACATCGCCTACGCTCGGCAGTTCAACAAATTCCGAAACCGGAATTTTACCTTCTGATTTATAACCGACATCGATAAAAACCTGTTCAGGAGTTACCTGAATAACAGTTCCGTCTACAAGCTGACCTTCTTCAAGTGATTCAAGACTTTTAAGATACTCTTCCTGTAATTGTGTCTGAATGTTTCCCTTAGTATTGAGAGATTCATCCTTTTCCACTTCCATCTGATCCATATTAAACCCTTATATGTGAATTTTACTAATTATTATCTCACAAACCTGTTCAATGGTCAAGTCCGAAGTATCAATATACACGGCGTCGGCGGCGATTTTTAACGAACCTTCCGCCTTGTTTTTATCAATTTCATCCCTTTTTTTTATGCTTTCCCTGATTTCTTCCAATGAAAGGCTGCTTACCCCTTGTTTAAATCGACGTTCCGCCTGTACGTCGATAGACGCATCCAGATAAAACTTATAGTCGGCGTCCGGAAACACGACGGTAGTCATGTCGCGACCTTCGCACACGACGCTCAGCGACCGCGTTATCTGCCGGATCTTATCGTTTACGATATGCCTGAGCGCGACGATCGCCGATATCTGCGCGGCGTGCGCGTCGACCGCGTCGCTGTGCAGCAGATCTTCCACGTCCTCGCCGTTTATCACCAGCCGGGAGCGGACGTAATCGATGTCGAGCGAACGGGCGAGCGCCAAAATCCGTTCATTATCGGATAAATCCGTTCCGGCGCGCAGCAGCGACAGCGTAATGCCGCGATAAAAACTGCCGGAATTCAAAAACGTAATACCGAGTTTATCGGCGATAAGGCGCGCGATCGTACTTTTACCGGATCCGGCGGGACCGTCTATGGCAACTACCATTCTATACTCCTATCCTCTGCATAATGCCAAAATATCAGCGACTTCCGCCGCCGTCAGATCCCTGAACTCACCGGGCCCGAGACCCTGTATGTTCAGGTTGCCGATTCTGATACGGACGAGCTGCTTTACGCCTATGTTAAACGCTTCAAACACACGGCGTATTTCACGGTTTTTTCCTTCTATCAAGACGATCCGCATTCTGCGGGAATTCAGCCGCTCAGCCGACTTGCATCGGTAAAAAACGTTGTCAACGCGGATACCTTTTACGAATTTCTCCGCAAGAGCCGGCGGTACCGGCAAACTGGTGTCGACGACGTATTCTTTTTCCATTTCAGAAGACGGATGTGATACCCGCGCGGCGAATTCGCCGTCGTTCGTAAACAGAACCAATCCGGCAGAAAACATATCCAGCCGTCCCACGTTGTACAGACGCTCCGAATAATGCGGTTCCAGCAGACTCGCGGCGGTTTGTCTTCCTTTTTCATCGGAAAGAGAACACACGAAACCGGCCGGTTTATTCAGCAGGACGTACCGCTTCGTTTCTTCGAGTGTAACGCGTTTTCCGTCGACGCAAACGGTATCGTCGGGCAGCACCTTCGTACCGGGAACCGTCACGACCGTTCCGTTGACCGAAACGCGGCCGTCGGCTATGTACGTTTCGCACGAACGGCGGCTGGCAACGCCGCAATGCGCCAAATATACCTGCAATCGCAGCGATTCAGGCTGCGATTGATCCGCAGAAGAATTAACGGGCAAGTTCAAACCTCTCGCTTTCAGTTTCATCGAGCCGCGGCAAATCGGCGATGCTGTTCAATCTGAAGAATTTCAGAAACTCTTTCGTCGTTCCGAATTGTACGGGTTTTCCCGGAATATCTTTTTTGCCGACTTCCTTTATCAGGTTCCGTTCTGTCAAAATACGTATCATGTTGTCGGCCGAAACGCCGCGGATCGCTTCGATTTCGGCACGCGTAATAGGTTGGGAATACGCGATGATGGAAAGCGTTTCCATCGCCGCACGGGACAGCCGACTTTCGTTCTTTTTGCCGTACCGTTCTTTCAAAAATCCCCACATTTCTTTTTTAGGCGACAACACCCAGCCGCCGGAAATACGCGAAAGTTCTATCCCCGAATCCTCGGCCGCATAGCGCGCTTTCAGCCGTTCCAAAACCTCGTCCACGACGTCTTTCGACATTTCGGAAATACGGGCGAGCGAATTTTCATCCTGAGGTTCCGACTCGAGAAACAATATCGCCTCTATCAATGCCGTTTCTTTTTCCAATTGAATCTCCATGTGATCGTTACTACCTCCCGCACCGCACGCAGTCTCGGCAGAAGGCGGAATTTGCGCAATCACCGCCTGAGCGCCGCCGCAGACTACGCCGCTTTGTACGGACAAATTTTTATATCTCCGAACATTCTGTTCTGATAAATACACGCCATTTTAAATTTCACCGCTTCAAGTACGGCCATAAAAGCGCATACGACGTCCATGATATTTCCCTTACGGACGATCAGATCCGTAAAAAAACATTCGCCTTTATTTTCAAATATTTCATTCATCAGCGTAATCTTTTCATTTACGGAAATTTCTTCATACATATCGAGAATCTTTTCCGACGAATACGCTGAAACCATATTTTTAAAGATTTTCTGCATATCCTGAAGCAGATCCCAGGTGTCGACACGTTCCCACAAACTGTCTTCTTCAAACGGCAGCACCCGCTGGATTTTTTTGCGTTCAAAACTCCATTCGGACTCGTCTTCCTTTTCTTCCATAAGCGCGGACAGTTTTTTGAACTTCTGGTATTCAATCAGCTTGTCAACGAGTTCCTGCCGCGGATCTTCCATTTCATCTTCTCCGAACGTTACTTCAACCGGCAGCAGCATACGCGATTTGATATACAGCAAATCAGCCGCCATAGAATAAAAGTCCGTCAGATTATCAAGATCGGGAGTTACCGCATAATCCAGATACTCCAGGAACTGCTCCGTTATCTGGGCAACGGGAATATCGTAAATATTCACTTCGTTTTTCTTTATCAGAAAAAGAAGCAAATCGAGCGGACCTTCAAAATCGCCCAATACGAAATTCCTGACTTCACGCGCCTGTTCGTCTATCGTCATTCCGTTTGCTGCCGTTACGTTCATATCTGCCTCCAAATCTGCGGAATTGATTTCCG
This sequence is a window from Treponema brennaborense DSM 12168. Protein-coding genes within it:
- the cmk gene encoding (d)CMP kinase; the protein is MVVAIDGPAGSGKSTIARLIADKLGITFLNSGSFYRGITLSLLRAGTDLSDNERILALARSLDIDYVRSRLVINGEDVEDLLHSDAVDAHAAQISAIVALRHIVNDKIRQITRSLSVVCEGRDMTTVVFPDADYKFYLDASIDVQAERRFKQGVSSLSLEEIRESIKKRDEIDKNKAEGSLKIAADAVYIDTSDLTIEQVCEIIISKIHI
- a CDS encoding pseudouridine synthase codes for the protein MKLKARGLNLPVNSSADQSQPESLRLQVYLAHCGVASRRSCETYIADGRVSVNGTVVTVPGTKVLPDDTVCVDGKRVTLEETKRYVLLNKPAGFVCSLSDEKGRQTAASLLEPHYSERLYNVGRLDMFSAGLVLFTNDGEFAARVSHPSSEMEKEYVVDTSLPVPPALAEKFVKGIRVDNVFYRCKSAERLNSRRMRIVLIEGKNREIRRVFEAFNIGVKQLVRIRIGNLNIQGLGPGEFRDLTAAEVADILALCRG
- the scpB gene encoding SMC-Scp complex subunit ScpB — encoded protein: MEIQLEKETALIEAILFLESEPQDENSLARISEMSKDVVDEVLERLKARYAAEDSGIELSRISGGWVLSPKKEMWGFLKERYGKKNESRLSRAAMETLSIIAYSQPITRAEIEAIRGVSADNMIRILTERNLIKEVGKKDIPGKPVQFGTTKEFLKFFRLNSIADLPRLDETESERFELAR
- a CDS encoding segregation and condensation protein A; protein product: MTIDEQAREVRNFVLGDFEGPLDLLLFLIKKNEVNIYDIPVAQITEQFLEYLDYAVTPDLDNLTDFYSMAADLLYIKSRMLLPVEVTFGEDEMEDPRQELVDKLIEYQKFKKLSALMEEKEDESEWSFERKKIQRVLPFEEDSLWERVDTWDLLQDMQKIFKNMVSAYSSEKILDMYEEISVNEKITLMNEIFENKGECFFTDLIVRKGNIMDVVCAFMAVLEAVKFKMACIYQNRMFGDIKICPYKAA